In Phreatobacter stygius, a genomic segment contains:
- a CDS encoding sigma-54-dependent transcriptional regulator has protein sequence MDVAFIDDDEVLRAANVQSLTLAGLTVAAYPSATAALDEIDAAFAGVVVSDIRMPRIDGLELFRRLKRIDPDLPVILITGHGDIAMAVDAMREGAYDFVAKPFAVDRLIGSIRHALEKRRLVLENRALKRAAEAASDDLPLLGVTPVMERLRQTLHQVADADVDVLVEGETGSGKDVVANALHRWSHRASRPFVAVNCGALPETVIESELFGHEPGAFTGAQRKRIGRFEYAHGGTLFLDEIEAMSPALQVKLLRVLEAREITPLGTNEVRRVDVRLVAATKVDLLGLAKQGAFREDLYYRLHVVSVRVPPLRERADDIPLLFGHFLTRAAKRFRRDPPALDAAVRHRLSAHDWPGNVRELAHYAERVALGLVADTPASAASPDQGRSLPERVEAYEAGLIREALAASRGDVRLAVEALGLPRKTFYDKLRRYGIDQNQYRTAG, from the coding sequence ATGGATGTCGCCTTCATCGACGACGACGAGGTGCTGCGCGCCGCCAATGTCCAGTCGCTGACACTGGCGGGGCTGACGGTTGCGGCCTATCCCTCGGCGACCGCCGCCCTCGACGAGATCGATGCGGCCTTTGCCGGCGTCGTGGTCAGCGATATCCGCATGCCCCGGATCGACGGGCTCGAACTGTTCCGCCGGCTGAAACGGATCGACCCGGACCTGCCGGTAATCCTGATCACCGGCCATGGCGATATCGCCATGGCGGTCGATGCCATGCGCGAGGGCGCCTATGACTTCGTCGCCAAGCCCTTTGCCGTCGACCGGCTGATCGGCAGCATTCGCCACGCCCTGGAAAAGCGCCGGCTGGTGCTGGAGAACCGGGCGCTCAAGCGCGCCGCGGAAGCGGCCAGCGACGACCTGCCGCTCTTGGGCGTCACCCCGGTCATGGAACGGCTGCGCCAGACGCTGCATCAGGTCGCCGATGCCGATGTCGATGTGCTGGTGGAAGGCGAGACCGGCAGCGGCAAGGACGTGGTGGCCAATGCCCTGCACCGCTGGAGCCACCGGGCCTCGCGCCCCTTCGTCGCGGTCAATTGCGGCGCCCTGCCGGAGACCGTGATCGAAAGCGAATTGTTCGGCCATGAACCCGGCGCCTTCACCGGCGCCCAGCGCAAGCGCATCGGCCGGTTCGAATATGCCCATGGCGGCACCCTGTTCCTCGACGAGATCGAGGCCATGTCGCCGGCCCTGCAGGTCAAGCTGTTGCGCGTCCTGGAGGCGCGCGAGATCACCCCGCTCGGCACCAACGAGGTGCGCCGCGTCGATGTCCGCCTGGTCGCGGCGACCAAGGTCGACCTCCTGGGGCTCGCCAAGCAGGGCGCCTTCCGCGAGGATCTCTATTACCGCCTGCATGTCGTGTCGGTGCGCGTGCCGCCCCTGCGCGAGCGGGCCGACGACATCCCGCTGCTCTTCGGCCATTTCCTGACCCGTGCGGCCAAACGGTTCCGCCGCGACCCGCCGGCGCTCGACGCCGCGGTCCGGCACCGGCTGAGCGCCCATGACTGGCCCGGCAATGTCCGCGAGCTCGCCCATTATGCCGAACGGGTCGCGCTCGGCCTCGTCGCCGACACGCCGGCAAGCGCGGCGTCGCCCGACCAGGGCCGGTCCCTGCCGGAGCGGGTCGAGGCCTATGAGGCGGGCCTCATCCGCGAAGCGCTGGCGGCGAGCCGCGGTGATGTCCGGCTGGCGGTCGAGGCGCTCGGCCTGCCGCGCAAGACCTTCTACGACAAGCTCCGCCGCTACGGCATCGACCAGAACCAGTACCGCACGGCGGGCTGA
- a CDS encoding ABC transporter ATP-binding protein: protein MSTLTVEKVSAGYGKVNVIRGIDLEIGAGKRIALVGSNGAGKSTIVKAINGLLPLGQGGITWDGSPIGRMRASHRTRAGIATVPEGRLLFPTCTVLENLCAATSYGEAKTHRAQSLDKVFALFPRLKERSSQLAGTLSGGEQQMVAIGRALMTRPKLLILDEPSIGLAPRIVGEIFEVLGALTQTGLSLLLVEQNVQLSLRSVDYAYVLRQGEIVLQGPAQDLLANDQVREAYLGQ, encoded by the coding sequence ATGAGCACGCTGACGGTGGAGAAGGTCTCGGCCGGCTACGGCAAGGTCAATGTCATCAGGGGCATCGACCTCGAGATCGGCGCGGGCAAGCGGATTGCGCTGGTCGGCTCGAACGGCGCCGGCAAGAGCACGATCGTCAAGGCGATCAACGGCCTGTTGCCGCTTGGCCAGGGCGGCATCACCTGGGACGGCAGCCCGATCGGCCGGATGCGCGCCTCGCACCGCACCAGGGCCGGTATCGCGACGGTGCCGGAAGGCCGGCTCTTGTTTCCCACCTGCACGGTGCTCGAAAATCTTTGCGCCGCGACCAGCTATGGCGAGGCCAAGACCCATCGCGCGCAAAGCCTCGACAAGGTCTTCGCGCTGTTTCCGCGCCTGAAGGAACGCTCGAGCCAGCTCGCCGGCACCCTGTCCGGCGGCGAACAGCAGATGGTCGCCATCGGCCGTGCGCTGATGACGCGGCCGAAGCTCCTGATCCTGGACGAGCCGTCGATCGGGCTCGCGCCGCGGATCGTCGGCGAGATCTTCGAGGTGCTGGGCGCGCTGACCCAGACCGGGCTCAGCCTGCTGCTGGTCGAACAGAACGTCCAGCTGAGCCTCCGGTCGGTCGATTATGCCTATGTCCTGCGCCAGGGCGAGATCGTGCTGCAGGGGCCGGCCCAGGACCTCTTGGCCAATGACCAGGTGCGCGAGGCCTATCTCGGGCAGTGA
- a CDS encoding SDR family NAD(P)-dependent oxidoreductase, producing the protein MKLMRLAGKLAVVTAAASGMGRAGVELFLREGAKVAAVDIDAQALDRLASEMKAKGSPIETVQADLSQPEGARQSINDAAARLGGIDVLWAHAGIPGPAGVENLDFAQYEKAMALNVTSAVLAAGEVVAHMRKRGGGSLIFTASVSGLVGSMFSPVYSAGKFAIVGLTKSLAQRFAADGVRVNVVCPGLTDTPMKLGFTGRSGDPVEAATNQERLLALVPMGRLCQAEEVAHAVLWLASDDASFVTGVALPVDGGFTAR; encoded by the coding sequence ATGAAGCTCATGCGTCTTGCGGGCAAACTCGCGGTCGTCACGGCCGCCGCGTCGGGAATGGGTCGGGCCGGTGTCGAGCTGTTTCTGAGGGAAGGCGCCAAGGTCGCCGCCGTCGACATCGATGCCCAGGCGCTCGACCGTCTCGCGAGCGAGATGAAGGCCAAGGGCAGCCCGATCGAGACGGTCCAGGCCGACCTGTCGCAGCCCGAAGGGGCCCGGCAGTCGATCAACGATGCCGCGGCCAGGCTCGGCGGCATCGACGTGTTGTGGGCCCATGCCGGCATTCCAGGACCGGCCGGCGTCGAGAACCTCGACTTCGCGCAATACGAAAAAGCGATGGCGCTGAACGTCACCTCGGCCGTGCTCGCCGCCGGTGAGGTGGTCGCCCATATGCGCAAGCGCGGCGGCGGCTCGCTGATCTTCACCGCCTCGGTCTCCGGCCTGGTCGGCTCGATGTTCAGCCCGGTCTATTCGGCCGGCAAGTTCGCCATTGTCGGCCTGACCAAGTCGCTCGCCCAGCGCTTCGCCGCCGACGGCGTGCGCGTCAACGTCGTCTGCCCCGGCCTGACCGACACGCCGATGAAGCTCGGTTTCACCGGCCGCTCGGGCGATCCGGTGGAAGCCGCGACAAACCAGGAGCGCCTGCTGGCCCTGGTGCCGATGGGCCGGCTTTGCCAGGCCGAGGAGGTTGCCCATGCCGTGCTCTGGCTCGCCTCCGACGACGCCTCTTTCGTGACCGGCGTCGCGCTGCCGGTCGACGGCGGGTTCACCGCACGCTGA
- a CDS encoding CaiB/BaiF CoA transferase family protein, producing the protein MGPIAGIKIIDMTSVLMGPYATQMLADMGADVIKVEAPEGDLTRQIGPFRHDGMGAIYLNANRNKRSICLDLKHPDGRDALKRLAADADVLVYNVRPQAMARLGLDYETIAAINPRIIYAGVFGFGQDGPYAAKPAYDDLIQGGSTMSALIARSGDGIPRYVPTAVADRVVGLTAVGAICATLVHRERTGRGQRLDVPMFETMVGFVLGDHLSGLSFDPPLDRGGYARQLSPERRPYKTSDGHVCALVYNDKQWTSFLSAVGRSDLPERDPRFASFANRSANIDFVYGALAELFETKTTAEWLALLEQADVPAMPMHDVESVLDDPHLVATDFFQMVDHPTEGRMRTMRMATTWSETPAEIGNLAPRKGEQGVEILAAAGFDPATIQRLIDTGVVSVPAPVAPSKP; encoded by the coding sequence ATGGGTCCGATCGCAGGGATCAAGATCATCGACATGACCTCGGTCCTGATGGGCCCCTACGCCACGCAGATGCTGGCGGACATGGGCGCCGACGTGATCAAGGTCGAAGCGCCCGAGGGCGACCTGACCCGTCAGATCGGGCCGTTCCGCCATGACGGCATGGGCGCCATCTATCTCAATGCCAACCGCAACAAGCGCAGCATCTGCCTGGACCTGAAACATCCCGATGGACGCGACGCGCTGAAGCGGCTGGCCGCCGACGCCGACGTGCTGGTCTACAACGTGCGGCCCCAGGCGATGGCACGGCTCGGCCTCGACTACGAGACCATCGCAGCGATCAACCCGCGCATCATCTATGCCGGCGTCTTCGGCTTCGGCCAGGACGGGCCCTATGCCGCCAAGCCGGCTTACGACGACCTGATCCAGGGCGGTTCGACCATGTCGGCGCTGATCGCCAGGTCCGGCGACGGCATACCGCGCTACGTGCCGACAGCGGTCGCCGACCGCGTGGTCGGCCTGACCGCGGTCGGCGCCATCTGCGCCACCCTGGTGCATCGCGAGCGCACCGGGCGCGGCCAGAGGCTGGATGTGCCGATGTTCGAGACCATGGTCGGTTTCGTGCTCGGCGACCATCTCAGCGGGCTGAGCTTCGATCCGCCGCTCGACCGCGGCGGCTATGCCCGGCAATTGTCGCCCGAGCGCCGGCCCTACAAGACCAGCGACGGTCATGTCTGCGCCCTGGTCTATAATGACAAGCAGTGGACGAGCTTTCTCTCAGCCGTCGGGCGTTCCGACCTGCCGGAACGTGATCCGCGCTTCGCAAGCTTTGCCAACCGCTCCGCCAATATCGACTTCGTCTATGGCGCGCTGGCCGAACTGTTCGAGACGAAAACCACCGCCGAATGGCTGGCCCTGCTCGAACAGGCCGATGTCCCGGCCATGCCCATGCATGACGTGGAAAGCGTGCTCGATGATCCACATCTGGTCGCGACCGACTTTTTCCAGATGGTCGACCACCCGACCGAAGGCCGCATGCGCACCATGCGCATGGCCACCACCTGGTCCGAGACCCCGGCCGAAATCGGCAATCTGGCGCCACGCAAGGGCGAGCAGGGTGTCGAGATCCTGGCGGCCGCCGGTTTCGACCCGGCCACCATCCAACGATTGATCGATACTGGTGTCGTCTCGGTTCCGGCGCCGGTTGCCCCTTCAAAGCCTTGA
- a CDS encoding ABC transporter ATP-binding protein yields MTALLTLEGVSKSFGGLNALRDVGFSVAANEIFAIIGPNGAGKTTLFNCIAGAIPPSSGTIRFAGQRIDGRRPHEICSLGLVRTFQIVKPFRGMTVLENVKVAAFSRHPAARAAEIAARRVIERLDMVELAEVDADELNVAQLRRLEIARALATEPKMLLLDEALAGLTATETTVMCDIIRRLPEQGIAVIVVEHSIPVVSSLCSRAVVITFGEVLVEGPTRQVIADPRVQEAYLGKAEA; encoded by the coding sequence ATGACGGCGCTTCTTACCCTCGAAGGGGTCAGCAAGTCTTTCGGCGGCCTCAACGCCCTGCGCGACGTCGGCTTCAGCGTCGCGGCGAACGAAATCTTCGCGATCATCGGGCCGAACGGCGCCGGCAAGACCACCCTGTTCAATTGCATCGCGGGCGCGATTCCGCCGTCCTCCGGGACGATCCGCTTCGCCGGCCAGCGCATCGACGGCCGGCGGCCGCACGAGATCTGCAGCCTGGGGCTTGTCCGCACCTTCCAGATCGTCAAGCCGTTTCGCGGCATGACCGTGCTGGAAAACGTCAAGGTCGCGGCCTTCTCCCGCCACCCTGCGGCGCGCGCCGCCGAGATCGCCGCCCGCCGCGTCATCGAGCGGCTCGACATGGTTGAGCTCGCCGAGGTCGATGCCGACGAGCTGAACGTCGCCCAGCTGCGCCGGCTCGAGATTGCCCGCGCGCTGGCGACCGAGCCGAAAATGCTGCTGCTCGACGAGGCGCTCGCCGGCCTGACCGCCACCGAGACGACGGTGATGTGCGACATCATTCGCCGGCTGCCGGAACAGGGCATCGCGGTGATCGTCGTCGAGCACTCGATTCCCGTCGTCAGCAGCCTGTGCAGCCGGGCGGTGGTCATCACCTTCGGCGAGGTTCTGGTCGAAGGCCCGACCCGCCAGGTGATCGCCGATCCGAGGGTCCAGGAAGCTTATCTCGGCAAGGCGGAAGCATGA
- a CDS encoding aldehyde dehydrogenase produces MLERNRYERLFIGGEWVAPLDGAIVETTDPATGQPWATVAFGGPGDIDRAVAAAREAFEGPWRRMPGWERAVLLRRFADLYERRAGDMAVLESRDTGRPIRETRPDLGAHHRWYHWFASLADKLDGRTIPIDPSVHAYTERRPVGVVGAITPWNAPMLTTAWKVGPALAAGCTVVLKPAEQTPVTAFELARIVEEAGLPPGVLNVVPGLGHSTGAHLVAHPGVDKIAFTGEGRTAQEILRSGAATLKRFSFELGGKSPHIIFEDADFDQAMNAATSSAWVVCGQSCALGSRVLVQRSIYDRVVEAFQRRAARVRVGMPLDEATHMGPQAHAEQLDKTLSYIAIGQAEGATLAAGGRRLDQGQLAGGYFVEPTVFAGVDNRMRIAREEIFGPVASLIPFADEDEAVSIANDTRYGLTAGLWTRDTGRAHRVAGRIDAGMVWVNTYRYIRWSTPYGGVKASGWGRENGVEALDNYLDTRTTIVSTSGQFPDIYAQ; encoded by the coding sequence ATGTTGGAACGCAATCGCTACGAACGGCTTTTCATTGGCGGCGAATGGGTCGCGCCGCTCGACGGCGCGATCGTCGAGACCACCGATCCGGCCACCGGTCAGCCCTGGGCGACCGTCGCCTTTGGCGGGCCTGGGGATATCGACCGGGCGGTCGCGGCCGCCCGCGAGGCTTTCGAAGGTCCCTGGCGCCGCATGCCGGGCTGGGAACGCGCCGTGCTGCTGCGCCGCTTCGCCGATCTCTATGAGCGGCGCGCCGGCGACATGGCGGTTCTGGAATCGCGCGACACCGGTCGCCCGATCCGCGAGACGCGCCCGGATCTCGGTGCGCACCATCGCTGGTATCACTGGTTCGCGTCGCTGGCCGACAAGCTCGACGGTCGCACCATTCCGATCGATCCTTCGGTCCACGCCTATACCGAGCGGCGTCCGGTCGGCGTGGTCGGCGCCATCACGCCCTGGAACGCACCGATGCTGACGACCGCCTGGAAGGTCGGGCCGGCGCTCGCGGCGGGCTGCACCGTGGTGCTGAAGCCGGCCGAGCAGACCCCGGTGACCGCCTTCGAGCTTGCCCGCATTGTCGAGGAGGCGGGGCTACCGCCGGGCGTCCTGAATGTCGTGCCGGGCCTTGGTCATTCCACCGGCGCGCATCTGGTCGCCCATCCCGGCGTCGACAAGATCGCCTTTACCGGCGAGGGCCGCACCGCCCAGGAGATCCTGCGCAGCGGTGCCGCGACGCTGAAGCGCTTCTCGTTCGAGCTCGGCGGAAAATCGCCCCACATCATCTTCGAGGATGCCGATTTCGATCAGGCGATGAACGCCGCCACCTCGTCAGCCTGGGTCGTCTGCGGCCAGAGCTGCGCACTCGGCTCGCGCGTGCTGGTGCAGCGCTCGATCTATGACCGCGTGGTCGAAGCGTTCCAGCGCCGCGCGGCGCGGGTCCGGGTCGGCATGCCCTTGGATGAAGCGACCCATATGGGCCCCCAGGCCCATGCCGAGCAGCTCGACAAGACGCTGTCTTATATCGCGATTGGCCAGGCCGAGGGCGCGACGCTCGCCGCCGGCGGCAGGCGGCTCGACCAGGGCCAACTGGCGGGCGGCTATTTCGTCGAGCCGACGGTCTTTGCCGGTGTCGACAACCGGATGCGGATCGCGCGCGAGGAGATCTTCGGGCCGGTCGCCTCGCTCATCCCCTTCGCCGACGAGGACGAGGCGGTGAGCATTGCCAACGACACCCGCTACGGCCTCACCGCCGGCCTGTGGACGCGCGACACCGGCCGCGCGCATCGCGTCGCCGGCCGCATCGATGCCGGCATGGTCTGGGTCAACACCTATCGCTACATCCGCTGGTCGACCCCCTATGGCGGCGTCAAGGCCAGCGGCTGGGGCCGCGAGAACGGCGTCGAGGCCCTCGACAACTATCTCGATACGCGAACCACCATCGTCAGCACGTCGGGCCAGTTCCCCGACATCTACGCTCAGTGA
- a CDS encoding branched-chain amino acid ABC transporter permease — MSFGIFLQAVVSGLANGAIYALIAVGLTLVFGVMRIINFAHGEFLMIAMYAGYFSWALLGIDPLLSILIVTPALMLAGVLLYGSLVRFALNVPEINQMAVTLGLSLLLQHLALVLFTGDNMLVTQPRSTAGIVMGPVVVQINQLIACGASLTLLGLLYLFMKRTDFGLVMRAVSQSRDGAALSGIDIASVYKWAMAVGVGTLGVTGPLLVSILYANPHVGALFTLKAFVIVIVGGLGSFGGALLGAMVVGLAESIAGAWFSASAAAAVPFAILILILLVRPEGLMFRVSR; from the coding sequence ATGTCCTTCGGGATATTTCTGCAAGCCGTCGTCAGCGGGCTCGCCAATGGTGCGATCTATGCGCTGATCGCGGTGGGCCTGACGCTCGTCTTCGGCGTCATGCGGATCATCAATTTCGCCCATGGCGAATTCCTGATGATCGCCATGTATGCCGGCTATTTCAGCTGGGCCCTGTTGGGCATCGATCCGCTCCTGTCCATCCTGATCGTCACGCCGGCGCTGATGCTGGCGGGCGTGCTGCTCTACGGCTCGCTCGTCCGCTTCGCCCTGAACGTGCCGGAGATCAACCAGATGGCGGTGACGCTCGGCCTGTCGCTGCTGCTCCAGCATCTGGCGCTGGTGCTGTTCACCGGTGACAACATGCTGGTCACCCAGCCGCGCTCGACCGCCGGCATCGTCATGGGCCCGGTGGTCGTGCAGATCAACCAGCTGATCGCCTGCGGCGCCTCGCTGACCCTCTTGGGGCTGCTCTATCTGTTCATGAAGCGGACGGATTTCGGCCTGGTCATGCGGGCGGTGTCGCAGTCGCGCGACGGCGCGGCGCTGTCCGGCATCGACATCGCCTCGGTCTACAAATGGGCCATGGCCGTCGGCGTCGGCACGCTCGGCGTCACCGGCCCGCTGCTGGTCTCGATCCTCTATGCCAATCCCCATGTCGGCGCGCTGTTCACCCTGAAGGCCTTTGTCATCGTCATCGTCGGCGGCCTCGGCAGCTTCGGCGGGGCTTTGCTCGGGGCGATGGTGGTGGGGCTTGCCGAGAGCATCGCCGGCGCCTGGTTTTCCGCCTCGGCAGCCGCCGCGGTTCCCTTCGCGATCCTGATCCTGATCCTGCTCGTGCGCCCCGAGGGTCTGATGTTCCGGGTGAGCCGCTGA
- a CDS encoding branched-chain amino acid ABC transporter permease, protein MTSLRNILVITGLVAAAFFAASGDRYYMDIFILTCFYGTLAVSWNMMAGLTGLMSLGHALFVGIGAYSVAWGASVHGWPPIVTWPLGIALSVAAATVIGLLCFRYGLRGYFFAIATLAFNEVAFFVVSGNIALGRSDGIILPISSEDSLARLQFFEKWPYGLIIGTVLIGTLITGELLMKSRTGYYWRALRDNEEAAEALGINARALKLRCFIISAGISSLCGAFYANYVAFVDPRSVLGIDLSIQMLVYSIIGGMALLWGPLVGAAILVPFSIVLRGFTSIQGSDIIVYAILLIVLALILPQGIAGWFVARWRRSQALRRQAVRPGASLSEARPEAGS, encoded by the coding sequence ATGACCAGCCTGCGCAACATCCTTGTTATCACCGGCCTGGTCGCTGCCGCCTTCTTCGCCGCCAGCGGCGACCGCTACTACATGGACATCTTCATCCTCACCTGTTTCTACGGCACGCTCGCCGTGTCGTGGAACATGATGGCCGGCCTGACCGGGCTGATGTCGCTCGGCCATGCGCTGTTCGTCGGCATCGGCGCCTATAGTGTCGCCTGGGGCGCGTCGGTCCATGGCTGGCCGCCGATCGTCACCTGGCCCTTGGGCATCGCGCTGTCGGTCGCCGCCGCCACCGTCATTGGCCTGCTCTGTTTCCGTTATGGCTTGCGCGGTTATTTCTTCGCCATCGCGACGCTCGCCTTCAACGAGGTCGCCTTCTTCGTGGTGTCGGGAAACATCGCGCTCGGCCGTTCCGACGGCATCATCCTGCCGATCTCTTCCGAGGACTCGCTGGCCCGGCTGCAGTTCTTCGAGAAATGGCCCTATGGGCTGATCATCGGCACCGTGCTGATCGGCACGCTGATAACAGGCGAACTCCTGATGAAGTCGCGCACCGGCTATTACTGGCGGGCGCTGCGCGACAACGAGGAGGCGGCCGAGGCGCTCGGCATCAATGCGCGCGCCCTGAAACTGCGCTGCTTCATCATCAGTGCCGGCATTTCCAGCCTGTGCGGCGCCTTCTATGCCAATTACGTCGCCTTCGTCGATCCGCGCTCGGTGCTCGGCATCGACCTGTCGATCCAGATGCTGGTCTATTCGATCATCGGCGGCATGGCGCTGCTGTGGGGGCCGCTCGTCGGCGCCGCCATCCTGGTGCCGTTCAGCATTGTCCTGCGTGGCTTCACCTCGATCCAGGGCAGCGACATCATCGTCTACGCCATCCTGCTGATCGTGCTGGCGCTGATCCTGCCGCAGGGCATCGCCGGCTGGTTCGTCGCCCGCTGGCGCCGGTCGCAGGCGCTGCGCCGCCAGGCCGTGCGTCCGGGCGCCAGCCTTTCCGAGGCCAGGCCGGAGGCTGGGTCATGA
- a CDS encoding ABC transporter substrate-binding protein: MTIVSKRTLLQLTATAVAAGVTPAHAADPLKIGVLVPLTGATASDGARLLKAHELAAKEINARGLAGLGGAKIELIVGDTQSRPEVGRSEAERLISRNSVSALLGAWASAVTIPSMQVAERYRTPFIVTSAVTDSITEQKLQFVFRVSPKGSWAAKDVVNFIGHLRTKGAAVNKVALAYEDGPFGQTVSKGYKAFLPEQGIQLAAEETFRTGSADLSTQAAKLKASGADLVLIVCYVDDETVLLRALAAQQYKPLVLGYGGGHVHPTLLQLGPLVEGAFGIVEWMPDIKKPATEAFVKAYRAAYNNEAPLSNAAQAYAATWAVALAADAAGNRNAIAIRDALRKLRLSDGPASLLPNDTLAFDEHGQNIVGNVMSQVIGGQFVTVWPEAVASQPIRLPSR; encoded by the coding sequence ATGACCATCGTCAGCAAACGCACCTTGCTGCAGCTCACCGCGACCGCGGTTGCGGCCGGCGTCACGCCGGCCCATGCGGCCGATCCGCTCAAGATCGGCGTCCTGGTGCCGCTGACCGGGGCAACGGCTTCCGACGGCGCGCGCCTGTTGAAGGCCCATGAACTCGCGGCCAAGGAGATCAATGCCCGCGGGCTCGCCGGGCTCGGCGGGGCCAAGATCGAACTGATCGTCGGCGATACCCAATCCCGGCCGGAGGTCGGGCGCAGCGAGGCCGAACGGCTGATCTCGCGCAACAGCGTCAGCGCCTTGCTCGGCGCCTGGGCCTCCGCCGTCACCATCCCGTCCATGCAGGTGGCCGAGCGCTATCGCACGCCCTTCATCGTGACCAGCGCGGTCACCGATTCGATCACCGAGCAGAAACTGCAGTTCGTCTTCCGCGTCTCGCCCAAGGGGAGCTGGGCGGCCAAGGACGTGGTGAACTTCATTGGCCACCTGCGTACCAAGGGGGCGGCCGTCAACAAGGTGGCTCTCGCCTATGAGGACGGGCCGTTCGGCCAGACGGTGTCGAAGGGCTACAAGGCCTTCCTGCCGGAACAGGGCATCCAGCTGGCGGCCGAGGAAACCTTCCGCACCGGCTCCGCCGACCTGTCAACCCAGGCTGCCAAGCTCAAGGCGAGCGGCGCCGACCTCGTGCTCATCGTCTGCTATGTCGACGATGAAACCGTGCTGCTCCGGGCGCTCGCCGCCCAGCAATACAAGCCGCTGGTGCTCGGTTATGGCGGCGGCCATGTCCACCCGACCCTGCTCCAGCTCGGCCCGCTGGTGGAGGGCGCCTTCGGCATCGTCGAGTGGATGCCCGATATCAAGAAGCCGGCGACCGAAGCCTTCGTGAAGGCCTATCGCGCCGCCTATAACAACGAGGCGCCGTTGAGCAATGCGGCGCAGGCCTATGCCGCGACCTGGGCGGTGGCGCTCGCCGCGGATGCCGCGGGCAACCGCAATGCCATCGCGATCCGCGATGCCCTGCGCAAGCTCCGGCTGTCCGACGGCCCGGCGTCCCTGCTGCCCAACGATACCCTCGCCTTCGACGAGCACGGCCAGAACATCGTCGGCAACGTCATGTCGCAGGTGATCGGCGGGCAGTTCGTCACCGTCTGGCCGGAAGCCGTCGCCAGCCAGCCGATCAGGCTGCCGTCGCGCTGA